Proteins encoded within one genomic window of Amycolatopsis nigrescens CSC17Ta-90:
- a CDS encoding bifunctional glycosyltransferase family 2/GtrA family protein has protein sequence MAVPVPRRAGNSAFDTATIDVVVPVYNEQRALPGCIQVLRDFLDSELLVEWRITVVDNASTDGTLEVAEALAEEIPELRVRHLDRKGRGLALRTAWGESDADVVVYMDVDLSTGLDALVPLVAPLINGHSDLAIGSRLAPGARTLRGPRRELISRCYNALIRFSHGARFSDAQCGFKAARTDVVKPLLEHIEDDAWFFDTELLLLAEHNGLRIHEVPVDWVEDVDSRVQVAKTAKDDIRGLVRVARAKAKGTATVPGLPRRPEPRSMHPEAVLGSRDAGLVWQVLSFAVIGGLSTLVTLLLYALLRNWWPPLVANLVALVATTLFNTEANRRFTFVGTKSPTGRAHFQGLIVFALYYLVTSGALLALDGLVESPSRTLEVVVLLVSSILGTAGRFVLFRTWVFKPAARRAG, from the coding sequence ATCGCCGTGCCAGTCCCGCGCCGGGCGGGAAACTCGGCTTTCGACACGGCGACCATCGACGTGGTGGTGCCGGTCTACAACGAGCAGCGCGCCCTGCCGGGTTGCATCCAGGTGCTGCGCGACTTCCTGGACAGCGAGCTGCTGGTCGAATGGCGGATCACCGTGGTGGACAACGCGAGTACCGACGGCACCCTCGAAGTCGCCGAGGCGCTCGCCGAGGAGATCCCCGAACTGCGAGTCCGGCATCTGGACCGCAAAGGCCGCGGACTGGCGCTGCGCACGGCCTGGGGCGAGTCCGACGCGGACGTGGTGGTGTACATGGACGTGGACCTCTCCACCGGGCTCGACGCGCTGGTCCCGCTGGTGGCGCCGCTGATCAACGGGCACTCCGATCTGGCGATCGGGTCCAGGCTTGCCCCCGGCGCGCGAACCCTGCGCGGGCCGCGGCGTGAGCTGATCTCGCGCTGCTACAACGCGCTGATCAGGTTCTCGCACGGCGCGCGGTTCTCCGACGCGCAGTGCGGGTTCAAGGCCGCCCGCACCGACGTGGTCAAGCCGCTGCTTGAGCACATCGAGGACGACGCCTGGTTCTTCGACACCGAGCTGCTGCTGCTGGCCGAGCACAACGGGCTGCGCATCCACGAGGTGCCGGTGGACTGGGTGGAGGACGTGGACAGCCGGGTGCAGGTGGCGAAGACGGCAAAGGACGATATCCGTGGCCTGGTCCGGGTGGCCAGGGCGAAGGCGAAGGGCACCGCGACGGTCCCCGGGCTGCCACGGCGCCCGGAACCGAGGTCGATGCATCCGGAGGCGGTGCTCGGCAGCCGGGATGCCGGCCTGGTCTGGCAGGTGCTCTCCTTCGCGGTGATCGGCGGTCTGTCCACTTTGGTCACACTGCTGCTGTACGCGCTGCTGCGCAACTGGTGGCCGCCGCTGGTCGCCAATCTGGTCGCACTGGTGGCCACCACCCTGTTCAACACCGAGGCCAACCGCCGGTTCACCTTCGTCGGCACCAAGTCGCCGACCGGGCGGGCACATTTCCAGGGACTGATCGTCTTCGCGCTGTACTACTTGGTCACCTCGGGAGCGCTGCTGGCACTGGACGGGCTGGTCGAGTCGCCTTCGCGCACCTTGGAGGTGGTCGTGCTGCTGGTCTCGTCGATACTGGGCACCGCCGGCCGGTTCGTGCTGTTCCGGACTTGGGTGTTCAAGCCGGCAGCACGTCGAGCAGGCTGA
- a CDS encoding pentapeptide repeat-containing protein, with amino-acid sequence MIRVTWRGRDSEAHQVLAPTTILLWSIGLLVLAALSVTLLWVALGNGGSHDSVRLDVIRTASSIVIGTGGAAALLLAARRQRVTELDVKQKDHDATERRVTELYGKAADQLGSDKAPVRLAGLYALERLAQGNPAHRQTIVELICAYLRMPFRPPTAPASTPPKMTARSRDTSRSEEWEVRQAAQALLTKHLRDPDEPTFWPGIELNLSGATLDKFMLTHCAVRSAQFTGTTFVGPALFRGTTIERTADFRDVRFTGLADFRRVSFGENGKFFRGARFEGEVDFGTQTEVCLSGALTRADRELRRKWPEGWQERERVGERAWAEVIVGP; translated from the coding sequence ATGATCAGAGTGACATGGCGGGGGCGGGACTCCGAGGCGCACCAGGTCCTCGCACCGACCACGATCCTGCTCTGGTCCATCGGCCTGCTCGTCCTGGCCGCGCTCTCCGTGACGCTGCTCTGGGTCGCGCTCGGCAACGGCGGTTCCCACGACTCGGTGCGCCTCGATGTGATCAGAACCGCGTCGAGCATCGTGATCGGTACCGGCGGCGCGGCGGCCCTGCTCCTCGCGGCGCGCCGGCAACGGGTCACCGAACTCGACGTCAAGCAGAAGGATCACGACGCCACCGAACGCAGGGTGACCGAGCTGTACGGCAAGGCTGCCGACCAGCTCGGCAGCGACAAGGCGCCGGTGCGTCTCGCCGGGCTCTACGCCCTGGAACGCCTGGCGCAGGGCAATCCCGCCCACCGGCAGACGATCGTCGAACTCATCTGCGCCTACCTCCGCATGCCGTTCCGCCCGCCCACCGCACCCGCCAGCACCCCGCCGAAAATGACCGCCAGGAGCCGCGACACCAGCCGTTCCGAGGAATGGGAAGTTCGTCAGGCCGCGCAGGCCCTGCTGACCAAACACCTCCGCGATCCGGACGAGCCGACGTTCTGGCCGGGGATCGAACTGAACCTGTCCGGGGCGACGCTCGACAAGTTCATGCTCACGCACTGCGCCGTGCGGTCCGCGCAGTTCACCGGTACCACCTTCGTCGGCCCGGCGCTCTTCCGCGGCACCACCATCGAGCGCACCGCGGACTTCCGCGACGTCCGGTTCACCGGGCTCGCCGACTTCCGGCGCGTCAGCTTCGGCGAGAACGGGAAGTTCTTCCGTGGCGCCAGGTTCGAAGGCGAGGTCGACTTCGGCACGCAGACCGAGGTCTGCCTCTCCGGCGCACTGACCAGGGCCGACCGTGAACTTCGCCGGAAATGGCCCGAAGGTTGGCAGGAAAGGGAAAGAGTCGGCGAGCGGGCCTGGGCCGAAGTGATCGTCGGGCCATGA
- a CDS encoding endonuclease I family protein has translation MRGTGRVPFTLLLSAALAAAGIAAAAPAGGEDYYQDALGKTGPELKAALHTIISTSDQLSYDAVWDALKATDEDPANTANVVLLYSGRSQSKDANGGDADDWNREHVWAKSHGDFGTATGPGTDLHHLRPEDVSVNSTRGNLDFDAGGGDVDEAPGSHVDEDSFEPRDAVKGDVARMILYMGVRYDGDDGFADLEPNDSVNNGSAPNIGRVSVLLRWHAEDPPDSGEQRRNQVIFDQYQHNRNPFIDHPEWAASVYG, from the coding sequence ATGCGGGGCACCGGCCGAGTACCTTTCACCCTCCTGCTCAGCGCGGCGCTGGCCGCGGCGGGTATCGCCGCCGCGGCACCGGCCGGCGGCGAAGACTACTACCAGGACGCGCTGGGCAAGACCGGCCCGGAGCTGAAGGCGGCGCTGCACACCATCATCAGCACTTCGGACCAGCTGTCCTACGACGCCGTCTGGGACGCGCTCAAGGCGACCGACGAGGACCCGGCCAACACGGCGAACGTGGTGCTGCTCTACAGCGGGCGCTCGCAGAGCAAGGATGCCAACGGCGGCGACGCCGACGACTGGAACCGGGAGCACGTCTGGGCGAAGTCGCACGGTGACTTCGGCACGGCGACCGGCCCCGGTACCGACCTGCACCATCTGCGGCCCGAGGATGTGTCGGTCAACAGCACCAGGGGAAACCTGGACTTCGACGCCGGCGGTGGCGACGTCGACGAAGCGCCCGGCAGCCACGTGGACGAGGATTCGTTCGAGCCTCGGGACGCGGTGAAGGGCGATGTGGCCAGGATGATCCTGTACATGGGCGTCCGCTACGACGGCGACGACGGGTTCGCGGACCTCGAGCCCAACGACTCGGTGAACAACGGCTCGGCGCCGAACATCGGGCGGGTGTCGGTGCTGCTGCGGTGGCACGCCGAGGACCCGCCGGACAGCGGCGAGCAGCGGCGCAACCAGGTCATCTTCGACCAGTACCAGCACAACCGGAACCCGTTCATCGACCACCCCGAGTGGGCGGCCTCGGTCTACGGCTGA
- a CDS encoding chondroitinase-B domain-containing protein, translating to MRSRIRTALLTALVAATVGSALVAVPSLATEAQTTPPQGAAQPYSAAERFDWGEPLPGPSDEFNYGSPDEPAVPDQSKWSLAGGGVDQCWPGHNENGQRCDKNTRVHGDVLRMVGEANGDSGWLAARSGRQYGRWEARVRSKNTGEPNGREYHPLLIIWPDSDERQQDGEYDYLENGAPGEDCAEAFIHYPHPGTEEIQQEHAEETDCGAALSEWHNVAFEWTPDHVAGFVDGKEWFRYSGGENDVRRCIQCMPSGHQTIQLDNFYGDDLTPATYELDWYREYPAPASPEAEAPSQALGRTINVGNSGELDDALADAQAGDQIVLADGEYEIGGMSDKHGTAEQPIAVVAKNRGKAVISAGQLEVENSSYVTFDGLTWTNSDTLKLTSSNNVRLTRNHFRLTEEESLKWVIIGGENSHHNRIDHNLFEEKRQLGNFITIDGSETQQSQYDRIDNNHFRDIGPRAENEMEAIRVGQSEISESSGHTVIEHNLFENCDGDPEIVSVKSNDNIVRYNTFRTSQGTLSQRHGNRGEFYGNFFLGGGKAGTGGIRIYGQDHKIYNNYFEGLTGTGYDAALQLDGGDVDTSGSLDSHFRVYRASVVHNTFVDNVSNIEIGANYEHPPVDSVMAGNVVAGSQGKLFNELKAPVKHTYAGNIAWPTGSAAVGVDVPAEAIGVVDPLLTKDGSLYRIGEHSPAIDAGAGEYEFVTDDMDGQARVNVADVGADERSTADITRRPLTPADVGPDAP from the coding sequence ATGAGGTCGAGAATCAGAACAGCACTGCTGACCGCGCTCGTCGCGGCCACGGTCGGCTCCGCGCTCGTCGCGGTACCCAGCCTTGCCACCGAGGCGCAAACGACCCCGCCGCAGGGCGCAGCGCAGCCGTACAGCGCGGCCGAGCGTTTCGACTGGGGTGAGCCGCTGCCGGGTCCGTCGGACGAGTTCAACTACGGGTCGCCTGACGAGCCGGCCGTTCCGGACCAGTCGAAGTGGTCGCTGGCCGGCGGTGGCGTGGACCAGTGCTGGCCGGGGCACAACGAAAACGGACAGCGCTGCGACAAGAACACCAGGGTGCACGGTGATGTCCTCCGGATGGTCGGCGAGGCCAATGGCGACTCGGGTTGGCTGGCTGCCCGGTCCGGCCGCCAGTACGGCCGCTGGGAGGCCAGGGTCCGGTCGAAGAACACCGGCGAGCCGAACGGCCGGGAGTACCACCCGCTGCTGATCATCTGGCCGGACTCCGACGAGCGGCAGCAGGACGGCGAGTACGACTATCTGGAGAACGGCGCTCCGGGCGAGGACTGCGCGGAGGCGTTCATCCACTACCCGCACCCTGGCACCGAAGAAATACAGCAGGAGCACGCCGAGGAAACCGACTGCGGGGCAGCGCTGTCGGAATGGCACAACGTCGCGTTCGAGTGGACCCCGGACCACGTGGCCGGGTTCGTCGACGGCAAAGAATGGTTCCGCTACTCGGGCGGGGAGAACGACGTGCGGAGGTGCATCCAGTGCATGCCGTCCGGACATCAGACGATCCAGCTCGACAACTTCTACGGAGACGACCTGACCCCGGCGACGTACGAGCTCGACTGGTACCGGGAGTACCCCGCCCCTGCCTCCCCGGAGGCGGAAGCGCCGTCGCAGGCCCTCGGCCGCACCATCAACGTGGGGAACTCCGGCGAACTGGACGATGCGCTCGCCGACGCGCAGGCCGGGGACCAGATCGTGCTGGCGGACGGCGAGTACGAGATCGGCGGCATGTCTGACAAGCACGGCACGGCCGAGCAGCCGATCGCCGTGGTGGCGAAGAACCGCGGTAAGGCGGTGATCAGTGCGGGCCAACTGGAGGTCGAGAACTCCTCTTATGTGACGTTCGACGGTCTTACCTGGACCAACAGCGACACGCTGAAGCTGACGAGTTCGAACAATGTGCGGCTTACCCGAAACCATTTCCGGCTGACCGAGGAAGAGTCGCTGAAGTGGGTCATCATCGGGGGCGAGAACAGCCACCACAACCGGATCGACCACAACCTCTTCGAAGAGAAGCGCCAGCTCGGGAACTTCATCACGATCGATGGTTCGGAAACCCAGCAGTCGCAGTACGACCGCATCGACAACAACCATTTCCGCGACATCGGCCCGCGTGCCGAGAACGAGATGGAGGCGATCAGGGTCGGCCAGAGCGAGATCTCCGAGTCCAGCGGGCACACCGTCATCGAGCACAACCTCTTCGAGAACTGCGATGGCGACCCGGAGATCGTGTCGGTGAAGAGCAACGACAACATCGTCCGCTACAACACCTTCCGCACCTCGCAGGGCACGCTGAGCCAGCGGCACGGCAACCGCGGCGAGTTCTACGGCAACTTCTTCCTCGGCGGTGGCAAGGCCGGAACCGGCGGGATCCGGATCTACGGCCAGGACCACAAGATCTACAACAACTACTTCGAGGGCCTGACCGGAACCGGGTACGACGCGGCGCTGCAGCTGGACGGCGGCGATGTGGACACCTCGGGCTCGTTGGACTCGCATTTCCGGGTGTACCGGGCGAGCGTGGTGCACAACACCTTCGTCGACAACGTGTCGAACATCGAGATCGGCGCCAACTACGAGCATCCGCCGGTCGACTCGGTGATGGCCGGCAACGTGGTGGCCGGCAGCCAGGGCAAGCTGTTCAACGAGCTGAAGGCGCCGGTGAAGCACACCTACGCGGGCAACATCGCCTGGCCCACCGGCTCGGCCGCAGTGGGTGTCGACGTTCCCGCCGAGGCCATCGGTGTGGTCGATCCCCTGCTGACCAAGGACGGTTCGCTGTACCGGATCGGTGAGCACAGCCCGGCCATCGACGCCGGCGCCGGCGAGTACGAGTTCGTCACCGACGACATGGACGGCCAGGCGCGCGTCAACGTCGCGGACGTCGGCGCCGACGAGCGCTCCACGGCGGACATCACCCGCCGCCCGCTCACCCCGGCGGACGTCGGCCCAGACGCACCCTGA
- a CDS encoding right-handed parallel beta-helix repeat-containing protein codes for MRQRLSVVGAGLALMLLAPQASATAPVTRDSYTSDVYAAAPPYGTDGKGNPKTDDCTVFAESDPQQAVDDASDGDVICVKPGDHSDSTLTVDKPVTVRANGVVKLKNIVVTGTGAVIDGFNVVGDALDDPSTAIKFSGSGHQIVRNLVKGKQIHYAIACDPEDCASDVLIAWNTVTQTNNFGIYLWGGADIVVERNNIYDLWSDDGNDDVDGMRVWGTGHVIRNNYIHDLNVNKGEGEPHADCLQNYQNSDRSTESSGVLVENNYCVRVSGQCLIMQNQRRPSAEIRDYTYRGNVCESFGSQNIELGSVTGSTIENNILCGGVDGHVLTFHSTVDGLETTDVKLRNNVLVTAGGSIYADGSEDALTDNTSNVELTDESIHDDWREFEDNPDTPVPAINPDDFTRFRERAHAGEVLDHGATPNSPNFTEDVDGAARVQGAAIDIGPFEFG; via the coding sequence ATGAGGCAACGACTGTCGGTTGTGGGCGCCGGGCTGGCGCTCATGCTGCTGGCACCGCAGGCATCGGCGACAGCGCCGGTCACCCGCGACTCGTACACGAGCGACGTGTACGCCGCGGCGCCGCCGTACGGCACCGATGGCAAGGGCAACCCGAAAACCGACGACTGCACGGTGTTCGCCGAGTCGGATCCCCAGCAGGCGGTCGACGACGCGTCGGACGGTGACGTCATCTGCGTCAAGCCAGGGGACCACTCGGACTCGACCTTGACCGTCGACAAGCCGGTCACCGTGCGGGCCAACGGCGTGGTGAAACTGAAGAACATCGTCGTCACCGGCACCGGCGCGGTGATCGACGGCTTCAACGTGGTGGGTGACGCGCTGGACGACCCGTCGACGGCCATCAAGTTCTCCGGCAGCGGGCACCAGATCGTGCGCAACCTGGTCAAGGGCAAGCAGATCCACTACGCCATCGCCTGCGATCCGGAGGACTGCGCCAGCGACGTGCTGATCGCCTGGAACACGGTCACCCAGACGAACAACTTCGGCATCTACCTCTGGGGCGGGGCCGATATCGTCGTCGAGCGGAACAACATCTACGACCTGTGGTCGGACGACGGGAACGACGACGTCGACGGCATGCGCGTCTGGGGAACCGGGCACGTCATCCGCAACAACTACATCCATGACCTGAACGTGAACAAGGGCGAAGGCGAACCGCACGCCGATTGCCTGCAGAACTACCAGAACAGCGACCGGTCCACCGAGTCCTCTGGCGTACTCGTGGAGAACAACTACTGCGTTCGCGTGTCCGGCCAGTGCCTGATCATGCAGAACCAGCGCCGGCCGTCCGCCGAAATCCGCGACTACACCTATCGCGGCAACGTCTGCGAATCCTTCGGCAGCCAGAACATCGAGCTGGGCAGCGTCACCGGCAGCACCATCGAGAACAACATCCTGTGCGGCGGGGTCGATGGGCACGTGCTCACCTTCCACAGCACGGTGGACGGGCTGGAGACAACCGACGTCAAGCTGCGCAACAACGTGCTCGTGACCGCCGGTGGATCCATCTACGCGGACGGAAGCGAGGACGCGCTGACCGACAACACGAGCAACGTCGAGTTGACCGATGAGTCCATTCACGACGACTGGCGGGAATTCGAGGACAATCCCGACACCCCGGTTCCGGCCATCAACCCGGACGATTTCACCAGATTCCGGGAACGCGCCCATGCCGGCGAGGTGCTGGACCATGGCGCCACGCCGAACAGTCCGAACTTCACCGAAGACGTGGACGGCGCGGCACGCGTGCAGGGAGCAGCAATCGACATCGGTCCGTTCGAGTTCGGGTGA
- a CDS encoding carboxymuconolactone decarboxylase family protein, with protein sequence MVRAGPSAPGWTARERAMLAAVDLLHHEQDLDDESWTALRAHLDEREAIELCMLACHYQMLATVIGTLRIAPDPPAGRGLLRRRRSPRRRSPEGHR encoded by the coding sequence ATGGTGCGGGCCGGGCCGTCCGCACCGGGCTGGACCGCCCGTGAGCGCGCCATGTTGGCCGCGGTCGATCTGCTGCACCACGAACAGGATTTGGACGACGAGAGCTGGACGGCGCTGCGGGCCCACCTCGACGAGCGCGAGGCCATCGAGCTGTGCATGCTGGCCTGCCATTACCAGATGCTGGCCACCGTGATCGGCACCCTGCGGATAGCGCCGGACCCGCCCGCCGGGCGCGGCCTGCTGCGCCGCCGAAGGTCACCGAGAAGGCGTTCGCCTGAAGGGCACCGCTGA
- a CDS encoding SDR family NAD(P)-dependent oxidoreductase — MGTLRGTSPAGRRVLITGAARGIGAALAVRLHERGAQVALAGIEPDLLSEVASRCGAPWRYCDVGDRTQVERAVRELAGELGGLDVVVANAGIAKQLPLVGGDPEVLERTLRINVLGTYYTLRAAGPHIAHPDGYALAVASLAAAVHVPLLGAYSASKAAVEALGNTLRTELRPSGARVGVAYFAELDTEMTSRGFGTEAAAVITGGGPLGAVTPLRVGIDALERGLARRARRIVAPRWVQAVLPVREAAQRVVDLRLRRHGVAEALDIARKEDAQYTTPQPDGSP; from the coding sequence ATGGGAACACTCCGCGGCACTTCGCCGGCCGGACGGCGGGTGCTGATCACCGGCGCGGCCAGAGGGATCGGGGCGGCGCTGGCCGTCCGGCTGCACGAGCGCGGCGCGCAGGTCGCGCTGGCCGGGATCGAGCCGGACCTGCTCTCCGAGGTGGCGAGCCGGTGCGGCGCACCGTGGCGCTACTGCGACGTGGGGGACCGCACGCAGGTCGAGCGCGCGGTGCGCGAGCTGGCCGGCGAGCTGGGCGGGCTGGACGTGGTGGTGGCCAACGCCGGGATCGCCAAGCAGCTGCCCCTGGTCGGCGGCGATCCGGAGGTGCTCGAGCGGACCCTGCGGATCAACGTGCTCGGCACCTACTACACCCTGCGTGCCGCCGGGCCGCATATCGCGCACCCCGACGGCTACGCGCTGGCCGTCGCTTCGCTCGCTGCCGCGGTGCACGTGCCGCTGCTCGGTGCGTACAGCGCGTCCAAAGCGGCGGTGGAGGCGCTGGGCAACACGTTGCGCACGGAGTTGCGGCCGAGTGGCGCACGGGTCGGCGTGGCCTACTTCGCCGAGCTGGACACGGAAATGACCAGTCGCGGCTTCGGCACCGAAGCGGCGGCGGTGATCACCGGCGGTGGGCCGCTCGGTGCGGTGACCCCGTTGCGGGTGGGCATCGACGCGCTGGAGCGGGGACTCGCCCGGCGGGCACGCCGGATCGTCGCCCCGCGCTGGGTCCAGGCGGTGCTGCCGGTACGGGAGGCCGCCCAGCGGGTCGTCGACCTCCGGCTGCGGCGGCACGGGGTCGCCGAAGCGCTTGACATAGCCAGAAAGGAAGACGCCCAGTACACCACCCCGCAGCCCGACGGCTCGCCGTGA
- a CDS encoding TetR/AcrR family transcriptional regulator has translation MDRSRFAALPSGRHHLTPEEVRASQRGRMLLGMAEMVADKGYARTSVADVLKRVHVSRDTFYQHFSGKEDCFLAALDQCGDTIFGAVVNAVISAEPDATGSPLDRFDRALRVYLDTLTDEWTLARTFFLEGYAAGPVAQQRRFEVQERFVKILAANFAEDPAWRTVPDPLFAARTLAAALNSLVTGVLASGERDRLPALHGPVTELLRHLLR, from the coding sequence GTGGATCGCAGCAGGTTCGCCGCTCTGCCCAGCGGACGCCATCACCTGACCCCGGAAGAGGTGCGCGCCTCCCAGCGGGGCCGGATGCTGCTCGGCATGGCGGAGATGGTCGCCGACAAGGGTTACGCCAGGACGTCGGTCGCCGACGTCCTCAAGCGCGTGCACGTCTCACGGGACACCTTCTACCAGCACTTCTCCGGCAAGGAGGACTGCTTCCTCGCCGCGCTGGACCAGTGCGGCGACACGATCTTCGGTGCCGTGGTGAACGCGGTGATCTCCGCCGAGCCGGACGCGACCGGCTCGCCGCTGGACCGCTTCGACCGCGCACTGCGCGTCTACCTCGACACACTCACCGACGAATGGACGCTGGCGAGGACCTTCTTCCTGGAGGGCTACGCCGCCGGCCCGGTCGCCCAGCAGCGGCGTTTCGAGGTGCAGGAGCGGTTCGTCAAGATCTTGGCCGCGAACTTCGCCGAAGACCCCGCCTGGCGCACCGTGCCCGACCCGTTGTTCGCCGCCCGCACCCTGGCGGCCGCGCTGAACTCACTGGTCACCGGGGTGCTGGCCAGCGGTGAACGGGACCGGCTGCCCGCACTGCACGGGCCGGTGACCGAACTCCTGCGACACCTGCTTCGCTGA
- a CDS encoding TIGR03086 family metal-binding protein has product MVNSFDGIVERFSLSSTGFERRLRAVRDAQWTWPTPCTEWHVRALVNHMTRGNLGYTGLLRGGSSAEFLRLREVDALGTDPLRAYIRSVRECAEAFAAPGAAGRIVDYPLGRVTGAQALAVRTTDSTIHTWDLARAIGADEELDAELVAWIEGELEEIYTGLAETPTAAETTHRFFAAPAAPPAERESQQVRLLRRMGRDPGGRGGR; this is encoded by the coding sequence ATGGTCAACTCCTTCGACGGGATCGTCGAGCGATTCAGCTTGTCCAGCACCGGATTCGAGCGGAGGCTGCGGGCGGTCCGGGACGCGCAGTGGACCTGGCCGACGCCGTGCACCGAGTGGCACGTGCGCGCCCTGGTCAACCACATGACCAGGGGCAACCTCGGCTACACCGGTCTGCTGCGGGGTGGCAGCAGCGCGGAGTTCCTGCGGCTGCGGGAGGTTGACGCGCTGGGCACGGATCCCCTCCGCGCGTACATCCGGTCGGTCCGGGAGTGCGCGGAGGCGTTCGCCGCGCCCGGTGCGGCAGGGCGGATCGTGGACTATCCGCTGGGCCGGGTGACCGGAGCGCAGGCACTCGCCGTGCGGACCACCGACAGCACCATCCACACCTGGGACCTCGCGCGGGCCATCGGCGCCGATGAGGAGCTGGACGCCGAGCTGGTCGCCTGGATCGAAGGCGAGTTGGAGGAGATCTACACCGGCCTTGCCGAAACCCCCACCGCCGCCGAAACCACTCACCGGTTCTTCGCGGCCCCCGCCGCTCCGCCAGCCGAGCGCGAATCCCAGCAGGTCCGGCTACTGCGGCGGATGGGCCGCGACCCGGGCGGCCGGGGCGGGCGGTAG